A part of Planctomycetota bacterium genomic DNA contains:
- a CDS encoding bifunctional serine/threonine-protein kinase/formylglycine-generating enzyme family protein, whose translation MADRPPDELLAQHLRKAGIVTDAELRTAMQAQAESAALGRILPLGEILVQQGVLTPVQREKIERQLGEQRDEAKRLGPYRILKKLGEGGMGAVYLAEDPSGQKVALKVLPKVAAQREDLVRRFLREVDAARKLEHPNIVRAGEAGQDKGFHYYVMEYVEGETLGSRLKRTEFVPPDEATRLVLQIAHGLKYAHGRGFIHRDIKPDNIIVTKEGVAKILDMGLSKNIEEAQTFRTVTGVLLGTPHYIAPEQAQGDKGIDGRADIYSLGATYYHLVTGETPFHGTTAIEIIGHHLHKQIPDPRDIRDGIPEGVVHIIRNMMAKKPEDRYRDCAELIADLERVLEGRNPGSRALEAERSAVALPMAREARERFRAQRRGQRPGTYRATTKSKRHATPWVAGGLGAAVVLVIVLAVAAGGTRSKLPEPARTAANEPRAEVPRPREPEPLPRTRTPQERREEEAERKYAEIEAAQGRFAEDEIRRRFQEFAREYGDTARGGTVARRLKETEPARSKPAEPAVAEAPKPEVPKPPEPAPPPPVAKPPEPASVPPILKPPPTPPSAPAGIAASEGKPRRPAVPDPARQREADAKARETFALDKAKTAKEKAEVARTLLATASTSGAKEAELYVLLRLARALAASGLDVRTALEAIDALAAAFDVDATVEKIDLFTKATPKGAEAAEWAEAALDEAEKALEADNYEAAVKLAARAEALARASTDKELQEVAKERARELANLKRLADGLKSHVQTLETKPDDAVANAAVGKFVCLVKGEWARGLPMMAKGSDAALKALAERELANPADAEEQAALGRAWKTQAEKETPTYKAAARERAREWLERAIPGLTGLKKVAAQRDLDSLGASAAPKSRQYLDLGGGVRMELVYLRPGTFTMGGTLAPGHDWQADERPEHKVTITRAYHLGKYEVTRGQFAAFVKATGYKTDAEKEGKAWGRTAEAHWQEIAGNNWRTPATFTQTDDHPVVCVSWNDARAFCDWATKRTGRTVRLPTEAEWEYACRAGTRTTWSFGDDGSAMGDYGWYDNNSGMQTHPVGRKKPNAWGLYDMHGNVWEWCQDWAEPYAASEAVDPLGSTSGDRRVLRGGAWDIPPACARSAFRHHDLPGSSSTGVGFRVAVE comes from the coding sequence ATGGCCGACCGGCCGCCGGATGAGCTCCTGGCTCAGCACCTGCGCAAGGCGGGGATCGTCACCGACGCCGAGCTCCGCACGGCGATGCAGGCGCAGGCGGAAAGCGCCGCCCTGGGTCGGATCCTCCCGCTCGGGGAGATCCTCGTCCAGCAGGGCGTTCTCACGCCCGTCCAACGGGAGAAGATCGAGCGTCAGCTCGGCGAGCAGCGCGACGAGGCCAAGCGGCTCGGACCCTACCGCATCTTGAAGAAACTCGGCGAAGGCGGCATGGGCGCGGTCTACCTCGCCGAGGATCCTTCCGGCCAGAAGGTCGCGCTGAAGGTTCTCCCCAAGGTCGCGGCCCAGCGGGAGGATCTCGTCCGGCGCTTCCTGCGCGAGGTGGACGCGGCCCGGAAGCTGGAGCATCCGAACATCGTGCGCGCGGGCGAGGCGGGCCAGGACAAGGGATTCCACTACTACGTCATGGAATACGTGGAGGGGGAGACGCTCGGCTCGCGCCTGAAGCGCACGGAGTTCGTCCCTCCCGACGAAGCCACCCGGCTCGTCCTCCAGATCGCCCACGGCCTCAAGTACGCCCACGGCCGGGGATTCATCCACCGGGACATCAAGCCGGACAACATCATCGTGACGAAGGAGGGGGTGGCCAAGATCCTGGACATGGGGCTTTCGAAAAACATCGAAGAAGCCCAGACCTTCCGCACCGTGACGGGGGTGTTGCTCGGCACGCCCCACTACATCGCCCCCGAGCAGGCGCAGGGCGACAAGGGCATCGACGGCCGGGCGGACATCTACTCGCTGGGGGCGACCTATTACCACCTCGTCACGGGCGAGACGCCCTTCCACGGGACGACCGCGATCGAGATCATCGGCCATCACCTCCATAAGCAGATTCCCGATCCCCGGGACATCCGGGACGGCATTCCCGAGGGGGTGGTGCACATCATCCGCAACATGATGGCCAAGAAGCCGGAAGATCGGTACCGGGACTGCGCGGAGCTCATCGCGGACCTGGAGCGCGTGCTGGAGGGCCGGAACCCCGGCAGCCGGGCGCTCGAGGCGGAGCGGTCGGCCGTGGCCTTGCCCATGGCGCGGGAGGCCCGCGAACGGTTCCGCGCCCAGCGGCGCGGACAGCGGCCCGGCACCTACCGGGCGACGACGAAATCGAAGCGACACGCGACGCCGTGGGTCGCGGGCGGCTTGGGAGCGGCGGTCGTCCTCGTCATCGTGCTGGCGGTCGCCGCGGGAGGGACCCGATCGAAACTTCCGGAGCCCGCGCGGACGGCGGCCAACGAGCCGCGCGCCGAGGTTCCCAGGCCGCGCGAGCCCGAGCCTCTCCCGCGAACCCGGACGCCTCAAGAGCGTCGGGAAGAGGAGGCGGAGCGGAAATACGCGGAGATCGAGGCGGCCCAGGGCCGGTTCGCCGAGGATGAAATCCGCCGACGCTTCCAGGAATTCGCCAGGGAATACGGCGACACCGCGCGCGGCGGGACGGTCGCCCGCCGGCTCAAGGAGACGGAGCCTGCGCGGAGCAAGCCGGCGGAACCCGCGGTCGCCGAGGCGCCCAAACCGGAGGTCCCCAAGCCCCCCGAACCGGCGCCGCCTCCGCCCGTGGCGAAACCGCCCGAGCCTGCCTCCGTGCCACCCATCTTGAAGCCTCCGCCGACGCCCCCCTCCGCGCCCGCGGGGATTGCCGCTTCGGAGGGCAAGCCCAGGCGCCCGGCGGTACCCGACCCCGCCCGGCAGCGGGAGGCGGACGCCAAAGCCCGGGAGACGTTCGCCCTCGACAAGGCCAAGACGGCCAAGGAGAAGGCGGAAGTGGCGCGGACGCTGCTGGCGACCGCGTCCACGTCCGGGGCGAAGGAGGCGGAGCTCTACGTGCTTCTGCGGCTGGCGAGGGCGCTGGCGGCCTCGGGGCTGGACGTCCGGACGGCGCTCGAGGCGATCGACGCCTTGGCGGCGGCGTTCGACGTGGACGCGACAGTCGAAAAGATCGATCTCTTCACGAAGGCGACGCCGAAGGGGGCGGAGGCGGCGGAGTGGGCGGAGGCGGCGCTCGACGAGGCCGAGAAAGCCCTGGAGGCGGACAACTACGAGGCGGCGGTGAAGCTGGCGGCCCGGGCGGAAGCGCTGGCGCGGGCCTCGACCGACAAAGAGCTCCAGGAGGTCGCCAAAGAGCGCGCCAGGGAACTGGCGAACCTCAAGCGCCTGGCGGACGGTCTCAAGAGCCACGTCCAGACGCTCGAGACGAAGCCCGACGATGCGGTGGCGAACGCGGCGGTCGGGAAGTTCGTCTGTCTCGTGAAGGGGGAGTGGGCGCGGGGGCTGCCGATGATGGCGAAAGGCTCGGACGCGGCGCTCAAGGCGCTGGCGGAACGGGAGCTGGCGAATCCAGCGGACGCCGAGGAGCAGGCGGCGCTGGGGCGGGCGTGGAAGACGCAGGCGGAGAAGGAGACGCCGACCTACAAGGCCGCGGCGCGGGAACGGGCCAGGGAATGGCTGGAACGGGCGATCCCGGGACTGACGGGGCTCAAGAAGGTCGCCGCCCAGAGGGACCTCGATTCGCTCGGCGCGAGTGCGGCCCCCAAGAGCCGCCAGTACCTCGATTTGGGAGGCGGCGTACGAATGGAGCTGGTGTACCTCCGCCCAGGCACCTTCACCATGGGTGGAACGCTGGCACCCGGCCACGACTGGCAGGCCGACGAGCGGCCGGAGCACAAGGTGACGATCACGCGGGCATACCATCTCGGAAAGTACGAGGTGACACGAGGGCAATTCGCCGCATTCGTCAAGGCGACGGGTTACAAAACGGATGCGGAGAAGGAGGGGAAGGCGTGGGGCCGAACCGCCGAAGCGCACTGGCAGGAGATCGCGGGAAACAACTGGCGGACGCCGGCGACGTTCACGCAAACGGACGACCATCCGGTGGTGTGCGTGAGCTGGAACGACGCCAGGGCGTTCTGCGACTGGGCGACGAAGAGGACAGGCCGAACGGTGAGGCTTCCGACGGAGGCGGAGTGGGAGTACGCGTGCCGCGCGGGGACGAGGACGACGTGGTCGTTCGGGGACGACGGAAGCGCGATGGGGGACTATGGCTGGTATGACAACAACTCGGGGATGCAGACGCATCCGGTGGGCAGAAAGAAGCCGAACGCGTGGGGCCTGTACGATATGCATGGGAACGTGTGGGAGTGGTGTCAGGACTGGGCGGAACCGTATGCGGCCTCGGAGGCGGTGGACCCTCTGGGCTCCACGAGCGGGGATCGCCGGGTCCTGCGCGGCGGCGCTTGGGACATCCCTCCAGCGTGTGCGCGCTCG